The window TCCTCCAGGCCCTGCTGCTGATCATCGACCAGCGCAAGACCGGCCAGCCCCAGGTGGTCAACCAGTACTCCCGAGCCGTGGCCGACGACGGCAACCCCAAGGCCAGGGAGATCATGGCCGAGGTCTTCACGATTTCCAACGCCCTCTGGCGCGGCCTGGGCCGCATCCCGGAAAGCGGCCTGGCCCTGGCCGGCGAATACCAACGCTTCGACGCCCTCACCACCCTGGACGTCCAAGTCCAAGACCTCCCCCCCCTGCCCGGCTGCCGCTGCGGCGACGTCCTCAAAGGCAAAATGCAACCCACCCACTGCCCCCTCTTCAGCAAACCCTGCACCCCCGCCACCCCCGTCGGCCCGTGTATGGTGTCCACGGAAGGGAGTTGCGCGGCTTATTACAAGTATGCGCTGTGATGGCGAGGCTTAAAAGCCTGAAAAGGTACAATGAAAGTAAGGGATGTCATCAAGTTGGTAGAAAGTGATGGTTGGTTTCTCGTTGCGACCAAAGGCAGCCATCGTCAGTTTAAGCACCCGGTCAAA of the Desulfonatronum thioautotrophicum genome contains:
- a CDS encoding type II toxin-antitoxin system HicA family toxin, encoding MKVRDVIKLVESDGWFLVATKGSHRQFKHPVKPGRVTISGKPSDDVAAGTLGSIYKQSGIR